A genome region from Megalobrama amblycephala isolate DHTTF-2021 linkage group LG16, ASM1881202v1, whole genome shotgun sequence includes the following:
- the LOC125248628 gene encoding zinc finger protein 501-like isoform X4, which translates to MLGIFSPSRQEVHPKNQEKLGVSVCRTMVQMEFIKEESEPERSRVKHEDIEEQKDLNEVKEEKQLNDVEKIHQHQNPHTGKMWSEIEKNCFQDRTQRTEAKYSFTCPQCGKSFTRKGYFISHIRVHTGERPYTCPQCGKSFTRKGCFTSHIRIHTGERPHTCPQCGKSFTHKSNLKEHLRVHTTVKPYTCPQCGKRFRHPSNLKNHQTRLHIRERPFTCPQCGKSFIQKGDLKRHILIHTGEKPYTCHQCGKSFRQPNQRNDHLRSHTVTVIKHLNTHEKEKPHLCDICGKSFSRLSHLNEHKKIHTSVRDHVCLECGKSFIRVGHLNTHLRIHTGEKPYKCSRCEKSFGRAGSLKAHERVHTGEKPYHCALCGKRFSRSGSLCTHKKRCPKLSQ; encoded by the exons ATGCTGGGAATATTCTCACCATCAAGGCAAGAAGTGCATCCAAAAAATCAGGAGAAACTAGGTGTTTCTGTGTGCCGTACTATGGTacagatggagtttattaaagaggagagtgaaccAGAACGATCCAGAGTAAAACATGAAGATATTGAGGAACAAAAAG aCCTGAACGAAGTGAAGGAGGAAAAACAACTGAATGATGTGGAGAAGATACATCAGCACCAAAATCCACATACTGGAAAAATGTGGTCAGAGATTGAAAAGAATTGCTTTCAGGACAGAACTCAGAGAACCGAAGCCAAATACTCCTTCACCTGCcctcaatgtggaaagagtttcacacgaaAAGGATATTTTATTAGTCACATACGAGTTCACACTGGCGAGCGACCATATACATGCCCtcaatgtggaaagagcttcacaCGAAAAGGATGTTTTACTAGTCACATacgaattcacactggagagcgACCGCATACATGCCCtcaatgtggaaagagcttcacaCACAAAAGCAACCTTAAGGAACACTTAAGAGTTCACACTACAGTGAAACCGTACACCtgtcctcagtgtggaaagagattcAGACATCCCAGTAACCTGAAGAACCACCAAACAAGACTTCACATCAGAGAGAGACCTTTCACATGCCCGCAATGCGGCAAGAGTTTCATACAAAAAGGAGATTTAAAACGGCACATActaattcacactggagaaaagccgtACACATgccatcagtgtggaaagagtttcagacagCCAAATCAGCGCAACGATCACCTGCGCTCTCACACTGTAACGGTTATAAAACACCTGAACACTCATGAAAAAGAGAAGCCTCACTTGTGTGATatttgtggaaagagtttttcacggCTGAGCCATTTAAATGAGCACAAGAAAATACACACCAGCGTGAGAGATCATGTGTGTTTAGAGTGCGGGAAGAGCTTCATAAGAGTCGGACACTTGAATACGCACttgagaattcatactggagaaaaaccttacaagtgctcCCGTTGTGAGAAGAGTTTTGGCAGAGCGGGATCCCTGAAAGCACATGagcgagttcatactggagagaagccgtaccaCTGTGCTCTATGTGGGAAGAGATTCTCCCGATCAGGAAGTTTGTGTACTCATAAAAAACGCTGTCCAAAGTTGTCACAGTGA
- the LOC125248636 gene encoding uncharacterized protein LOC125248636 translates to MSCESVGAPFTTSGDTFTTLTSTPLKDFRPAKKARLELEEKKSVSFEVFDSQDTTYEPAESVTTVTESSQPLCTSIEQDTKYIVFEKCLLQLFETCPVCTTCCDVRARRKGSFVAIDQLCPHCQYFRKWQSQPVVGSTPLGNLQLSAAIYFTGASFFKLQKVFNAMHVKMITHRTFQKHSSMYLEPAIIYTWKKEQEEVLRQLSQGDKVIAGGDMRADSSGHSAKYGTYTLMDLESNIILDIQLVQSNEVAGSFHMEKEGLKRGLEHLEAHGVKLECIVTDRHPQIQTFLRELNIPQLYDVWHLEKGLSKKLIKISKDKDCEVVKKWQKSIKNHVYWTAATSKTPVERVAKWKSMVNHIQTFMYMTAHHTPSATMKSVNRLIAANGSNQEPKHCILSKRFLQTRE, encoded by the exons ATGTCATGTGAAAGTGTAGGTGCTCCATTCACAACATCTGGAGACACTTTCACAACTTTGACTTCAACACCTTTGAAGGATTTTAGGCCAGCAAAAAAAGCTCGTCTAGAACTAGAGGAGAAGAAAAGTGTTTCCTTTGAAGTCTTTGATAGTCAGGACACAACATATGAGCCAGCTGAGTCTGTCACCACTGTCACAGAGTCATCACAACCTCT ATGTACGTCGATAGAGCAGGATACAAAATACATCGTATTTGAAAAGTGCCTCCTGCAACTTTTTGAAACCTGCCCAGTGTGCACGACATGCTGTGATGTTCGGGCTCGAAGAAAAGGGTCTTTTGTTGCAATTGATCAATTGTGCCCACATTGTCAATACTTTAGAAAATGGCAAAGCCAACCTGTTGTTGGCAGCACACCTTTGGGCAACCTCCAGTTATCTGCTGCCATATACTTCACTGGCGCATCCTTCTTCAAATTACAAAAG GTGTTCAACGCAATGCATGTCAAGATGATTACACACAGAACTTTTCAAAAGCATTCCAGCATGTATCTGGAACCTGCAATAATCTATACGTGGAAGAAAGAGCAAGAAGAAGTGTTGCGGCAGCTAAGCCAGGGGGACAAAGTGATAGCAGGTGGTGATATGAGAGCGGACTCATCAG GCCACTCAGCAAAGTATGGTACCTATACCTTAATGGACCTTGAGAGCAACATCATATTGGACATACAGCTAGTGCAA AGCAATGAGGTAGCAGGAAGTTTCCACATGGAAAAGGAGGGACTAAAAAGAGGTCTTGAACATCTGGAGGCACATGGTGTGAAGCTTGAATGCATTGTTACAGATCGCCACCCACAGATCCAAACATTTTTGAGGGAACTAAACATACCACAGTTATATGACGTCTGGCATCTGGAGAAAG gcTTGTCTAAGAAGTTGATAAAAATCAGCAAAGATAAGGACTGTGAAGTAGTGAAAAAGTGGCAGAAGAGCATAAAAAATCATGTCTACTGGACTGCAGCTACATCAAAAACACCTGTGGAGCGAGTAGCAAAATGGAAATCCATGGTAAACCATATTCAAACATTCATGTACATGACAGCCCATCATACCCCCAGTGCGACCATGAAATCCGTGAATCGACTGATCGCAGCAAATGGTTCCAACCAG GAACCAAAGCACTGTATACTGTCGAAAAGATTCTTACAAACAAGAGAATGA
- the LOC125248628 gene encoding zinc finger protein 501-like isoform X3: MKILRNKQSDHSSSKIIPQEMLGIFSPSRQEVHPKNQEKLGVSVCRTMVQMEFIKEESEPERSRVKHEDIEEQKDLNEVKEEKQLNDVEKIHQHQNPHTGKMWSEIEKNCFQDRTQRTEAKYSFTCPQCGKSFTRKGYFISHIRVHTGERPYTCPQCGKSFTRKGCFTSHIRIHTGERPHTCPQCGKSFTHKSNLKEHLRVHTTVKPYTCPQCGKRFRHPSNLKNHQTRLHIRERPFTCPQCGKSFIQKGDLKRHILIHTGEKPYTCHQCGKSFRQPNQRNDHLRSHTVTVIKHLNTHEKEKPHLCDICGKSFSRLSHLNEHKKIHTSVRDHVCLECGKSFIRVGHLNTHLRIHTGEKPYKCSRCEKSFGRAGSLKAHERVHTGEKPYHCALCGKRFSRSGSLCTHKKRCPKLSQ, translated from the exons atgaagatactgaggaacaaacag AGTGATCACAGCTCTTCCAAAATAATTCCACAAGAAATGCTGGGAATATTCTCACCATCAAGGCAAGAAGTGCATCCAAAAAATCAGGAGAAACTAGGTGTTTCTGTGTGCCGTACTATGGTacagatggagtttattaaagaggagagtgaaccAGAACGATCCAGAGTAAAACATGAAGATATTGAGGAACAAAAAG aCCTGAACGAAGTGAAGGAGGAAAAACAACTGAATGATGTGGAGAAGATACATCAGCACCAAAATCCACATACTGGAAAAATGTGGTCAGAGATTGAAAAGAATTGCTTTCAGGACAGAACTCAGAGAACCGAAGCCAAATACTCCTTCACCTGCcctcaatgtggaaagagtttcacacgaaAAGGATATTTTATTAGTCACATACGAGTTCACACTGGCGAGCGACCATATACATGCCCtcaatgtggaaagagcttcacaCGAAAAGGATGTTTTACTAGTCACATacgaattcacactggagagcgACCGCATACATGCCCtcaatgtggaaagagcttcacaCACAAAAGCAACCTTAAGGAACACTTAAGAGTTCACACTACAGTGAAACCGTACACCtgtcctcagtgtggaaagagattcAGACATCCCAGTAACCTGAAGAACCACCAAACAAGACTTCACATCAGAGAGAGACCTTTCACATGCCCGCAATGCGGCAAGAGTTTCATACAAAAAGGAGATTTAAAACGGCACATActaattcacactggagaaaagccgtACACATgccatcagtgtggaaagagtttcagacagCCAAATCAGCGCAACGATCACCTGCGCTCTCACACTGTAACGGTTATAAAACACCTGAACACTCATGAAAAAGAGAAGCCTCACTTGTGTGATatttgtggaaagagtttttcacggCTGAGCCATTTAAATGAGCACAAGAAAATACACACCAGCGTGAGAGATCATGTGTGTTTAGAGTGCGGGAAGAGCTTCATAAGAGTCGGACACTTGAATACGCACttgagaattcatactggagaaaaaccttacaagtgctcCCGTTGTGAGAAGAGTTTTGGCAGAGCGGGATCCCTGAAAGCACATGagcgagttcatactggagagaagccgtaccaCTGTGCTCTATGTGGGAAGAGATTCTCCCGATCAGGAAGTTTGTGTACTCATAAAAAACGCTGTCCAAAGTTGTCACAGTGA
- the LOC125248639 gene encoding gastrula zinc finger protein XlCGF52.1-like, with protein sequence MEFIKEEIEDMSDPEPSRIKHEDTEEQIDWMEMKPKKHELNETDEEQQSIKTQRTIANKPHTCSQCGKSFSLKANLKTHLRIHTGEKPFTCTQCGKRFSEASGLRHHLLRHSGVKPFNCDQCGKDFNSTSNLKQHLKVHSDERPYVCSFCGKSFSWLYSFKQHQKTHNEVKDHVCCDCGKSFTAPALLKRHQRSHTGEKPYKCSYCDKSFTLTGNLKSHERVHTGEKPYHCTQCGKSFSRTSDLRHHLRIHSGEKPFNCDQCGKKFISSSHLNKHLKVHSDEKPFVCSFCGKCFLLLNSYKQHQKTHNKVKDHVCCDCGKSLTTTAQLKRHQRIHTGEKPYKCSYCDKSFAQFGNLKSHERVHTGEKPYHCTQCEKSFKRLSSLHTHMNIHRSDITL encoded by the coding sequence acTGGATGGAGATGAAACCGAAAAAACATGAACTGAATGAAACAGACGAGGAACAGCAAAGCATCAAAACTCAAAGAACAATAGCTAACAAGCCGCAcacctgctctcagtgtggaaagagtttcagtctaAAAGCAAACCTAAAGACACACTTAAGAATTCACACCGGAGAAAAACCgtttacatgcactcagtgtggaaaacgTTTTTCTGAAGCATCTGGTCTCAGACATCATCTGCTCCGTCACTCTGGAGTAAAACCATTTAattgtgatcagtgtggtaaaGATTTTAATTCGACATCAAATTTAAAACAACACCTTAAAGTTCATTCAGATGAGAGGCCTTATGTGTGTTCtttctgtggaaagagtttttcatggCTGTACAGTTTTAAACAACACCAGAAAACACATAATGAAGTGAAAGATCATGTGTGTTGtgactgtgggaagagctttactGCCCCCGCCCTACTGAAACGACACCAGAGAagtcatactggagaaaaaccttacaagtgctcaTATTGTGACAAGAGTTTCACTCTGACTGGAAACCTGAAATCACATGagcgagttcatactggagagaagccatatCACTGTactcagtgtgggaagagtttttcTCGTACATCAGATCTCAGACATCATCTGCGCATTCACTCTGGAGAAAAGCCATttaactgtgatcagtgtggtaaaAAGTTCATTTCGTCATCACATCTAAACAAACACCTGAAAGTTCATTCAGATGAGAAGCCTTTTGTGTGTTCTTTCTGCGGAAAGTGTTTTTTATTGCTGAACAGTTATAAACAGCACCAGAAAACACATAATAAAGTAAAAGATCATGTGTGTTGtgactgtgggaagagcttAACTACAACTGCCCAACTGAAACGACAccaaagaattcatactggagaaaaaccttacaagtgctcatattgtgacaagagttttgctcagtttggaaacctgaaatcacatgagcgagttcatactggagagaagccgtaccaCTGTACTCAGTGTGAGAAGAGTTTTAAACGTTTATCAAGCCTTCACACTCATATGaatatacaccgatcagacataacattatga
- the LOC125248628 gene encoding zinc finger protein 501-like isoform X1, which produces MCGKSSPACQSDHSSSKIIPQEMLGIFSPSRQEVHPKNQEKLGVSVCRTMVQMEFIKEESEPERSRVKHEDIEEQKDLNEVKEEKQLNDVEKIHQHQNPHTGKMWSEIEKNCFQDRTQRTEAKYSFTCPQCGKSFTRKGYFISHIRVHTGERPYTCPQCGKSFTRKGCFTSHIRIHTGERPHTCPQCGKSFTHKSNLKEHLRVHTTVKPYTCPQCGKRFRHPSNLKNHQTRLHIRERPFTCPQCGKSFIQKGDLKRHILIHTGEKPYTCHQCGKSFRQPNQRNDHLRSHTVTVIKHLNTHEKEKPHLCDICGKSFSRLSHLNEHKKIHTSVRDHVCLECGKSFIRVGHLNTHLRIHTGEKPYKCSRCEKSFGRAGSLKAHERVHTGEKPYHCALCGKRFSRSGSLCTHKKRCPKLSQ; this is translated from the exons ATGTGTGGTAAAAGCTCTCCAGCATGTCAG AGTGATCACAGCTCTTCCAAAATAATTCCACAAGAAATGCTGGGAATATTCTCACCATCAAGGCAAGAAGTGCATCCAAAAAATCAGGAGAAACTAGGTGTTTCTGTGTGCCGTACTATGGTacagatggagtttattaaagaggagagtgaaccAGAACGATCCAGAGTAAAACATGAAGATATTGAGGAACAAAAAG aCCTGAACGAAGTGAAGGAGGAAAAACAACTGAATGATGTGGAGAAGATACATCAGCACCAAAATCCACATACTGGAAAAATGTGGTCAGAGATTGAAAAGAATTGCTTTCAGGACAGAACTCAGAGAACCGAAGCCAAATACTCCTTCACCTGCcctcaatgtggaaagagtttcacacgaaAAGGATATTTTATTAGTCACATACGAGTTCACACTGGCGAGCGACCATATACATGCCCtcaatgtggaaagagcttcacaCGAAAAGGATGTTTTACTAGTCACATacgaattcacactggagagcgACCGCATACATGCCCtcaatgtggaaagagcttcacaCACAAAAGCAACCTTAAGGAACACTTAAGAGTTCACACTACAGTGAAACCGTACACCtgtcctcagtgtggaaagagattcAGACATCCCAGTAACCTGAAGAACCACCAAACAAGACTTCACATCAGAGAGAGACCTTTCACATGCCCGCAATGCGGCAAGAGTTTCATACAAAAAGGAGATTTAAAACGGCACATActaattcacactggagaaaagccgtACACATgccatcagtgtggaaagagtttcagacagCCAAATCAGCGCAACGATCACCTGCGCTCTCACACTGTAACGGTTATAAAACACCTGAACACTCATGAAAAAGAGAAGCCTCACTTGTGTGATatttgtggaaagagtttttcacggCTGAGCCATTTAAATGAGCACAAGAAAATACACACCAGCGTGAGAGATCATGTGTGTTTAGAGTGCGGGAAGAGCTTCATAAGAGTCGGACACTTGAATACGCACttgagaattcatactggagaaaaaccttacaagtgctcCCGTTGTGAGAAGAGTTTTGGCAGAGCGGGATCCCTGAAAGCACATGagcgagttcatactggagagaagccgtaccaCTGTGCTCTATGTGGGAAGAGATTCTCCCGATCAGGAAGTTTGTGTACTCATAAAAAACGCTGTCCAAAGTTGTCACAGTGA